Proteins encoded in a region of the Streptomyces sp. NBC_00258 genome:
- a CDS encoding HD domain-containing protein has protein sequence MNENERRVTERPLLTLTEVEALARNAHAAQTDKAGRPYTEHLLAVADGVRARGGDEEQIAAAWLHDSVEDDALSEDWLREAALSRRTKDIVLALTKRQGEPPEAYADRILATPGALLVKESDLAHNANPARLAALDEFTRARLTQKYTKMRKLLGLAKAP, from the coding sequence ATGAACGAGAACGAGCGCCGAGTGACCGAGAGACCGCTTCTGACCCTCACCGAGGTCGAGGCCCTGGCCCGGAACGCGCACGCGGCCCAGACGGACAAGGCGGGCCGCCCGTACACCGAGCACCTGCTGGCCGTGGCCGACGGGGTGCGGGCCCGCGGCGGCGACGAGGAGCAGATCGCCGCCGCCTGGCTGCACGACTCCGTCGAGGACGACGCGCTCTCCGAGGACTGGCTCCGCGAGGCCGCCCTGTCCCGGCGCACGAAGGACATCGTGCTGGCCCTCACCAAGCGGCAGGGCGAGCCCCCGGAGGCCTACGCCGACCGCATCCTGGCCACCCCGGGAGCCCTCCTCGTGAAGGAGTCCGACCTCGCCCACAACGCGAACCCGGCCCGCCTGGCGGCCCTGGACGAGTTCACCCGGGCCCGCCTGACCCAGAAGTACACGAAGATGCGCAAACTTCTGGGCCTGGCAAAGGCCCCGTAA
- a CDS encoding acyltransferase family protein gives MTNSLRPHGQRAPLPSAQTPAPGVPSPRPPRNPGSPQPGTATTGPGTKPAKQRDAFFDNAKYLAIVFVAMGHAWEPLTDHSRAAEALYMVVYTFHMPAFILISGYFSRSFDMRTDRLQRLVTGIAVPYILFEVAYSLFKKWADDDPSHPISLLDPWYLTWFLVALFVWRMTVPLWKVVRWPVPLALAIAMLASVSPDIGDDLDLQRVLQFLPFFVVGLFMKPEHFQLMRRREVRILSVPVLLGALVFAYWAGPRMSSAWFYHRDSAQELGGPWWAGVVMTLAMFGCSMVLTSCFFAWVPRRKMWFTVLGAGTLYGYLLHGFLAKGSRFWGWYDEYTWLNQPLGEIFLTVVAAAVITVLCTPPVQRAFRFAMEPKMEWAFKRDATELARERAKS, from the coding sequence GTGACGAACTCGCTCCGTCCGCACGGCCAGAGGGCTCCGCTCCCGTCGGCCCAGACACCGGCGCCGGGTGTACCGAGCCCGCGACCACCACGGAACCCGGGATCCCCGCAACCGGGTACCGCCACCACCGGGCCGGGCACCAAGCCCGCCAAACAGCGCGACGCGTTCTTCGACAACGCCAAGTACCTGGCGATCGTGTTCGTCGCGATGGGTCACGCCTGGGAACCGCTGACCGACCACAGCCGTGCCGCCGAGGCGCTCTACATGGTCGTCTACACCTTCCACATGCCGGCCTTCATCCTCATCTCCGGCTACTTCTCCCGCAGTTTCGACATGCGCACCGACCGGCTCCAGCGGCTGGTCACGGGCATCGCCGTGCCGTACATCCTCTTCGAGGTCGCGTACTCCCTCTTCAAGAAGTGGGCGGACGACGACCCGAGCCACCCGATCAGCCTGCTCGACCCCTGGTACCTCACGTGGTTCCTGGTCGCGCTGTTCGTGTGGCGCATGACGGTCCCGCTGTGGAAGGTCGTGCGCTGGCCCGTGCCGCTCGCGCTCGCCATCGCGATGCTCGCCTCCGTCTCGCCCGACATCGGCGACGACCTGGACCTCCAGCGGGTCCTGCAGTTCCTGCCGTTCTTCGTCGTGGGCCTGTTCATGAAGCCCGAGCACTTCCAGCTCATGCGGCGCCGCGAGGTGCGGATCCTGTCGGTGCCGGTCCTCCTGGGCGCGCTCGTCTTCGCGTACTGGGCGGGGCCGCGCATGAGCTCGGCGTGGTTCTACCACCGTGACAGCGCCCAGGAGTTGGGCGGCCCCTGGTGGGCCGGTGTCGTGATGACACTCGCCATGTTCGGCTGCTCGATGGTGCTCACCTCGTGCTTCTTCGCCTGGGTGCCGCGCCGCAAGATGTGGTTCACCGTGCTGGGCGCGGGCACGCTGTACGGCTATCTGCTGCACGGCTTCCTCGCCAAGGGCTCCCGTTTCTGGGGCTGGTACGACGAGTACACGTGGCTGAACCAGCCGCTCGGCGAGATCTTCCTCACGGTCGTCGCGGCGGCGGTCATCACCGTGCTGTGTACTCCGCCTGTGCAGCGGGCGTTCCGCTTCGCGATGGAGCCGAAGATGGAGTGGGCGTTCAAGAGGGACGCGACGGAGTTGGCCCGGGAGCGGGCCAAGTCGTAG